In the genome of Nitrososphaerales archaeon, one region contains:
- a CDS encoding translation initiation factor IF-6 yields the protein MGIYRYDIYRSPNIGIFLKANDNFLFIPKGIAISKAEKLQGFLSVECVPASIAHTRLLGPLVAMNNNGMLVPSITEDYEIQELRKATDMNVERLQLKITALGNLIVANDNAGLASPIIPREALKQAQDVLGVPIEHMSIDSYHQVGALIVSTNLGAAVHPKTSEREIELLKENLKVDVEAATVNGGVPFLTSGIIANSKSVVVGTLTTGPELIMLSRVFKV from the coding sequence ATGGGCATATACAGATACGATATTTACAGAAGTCCTAACATAGGCATTTTTTTGAAAGCTAACGACAACTTTCTTTTCATTCCAAAAGGTATTGCAATTTCCAAAGCGGAGAAACTGCAAGGTTTTTTAAGCGTTGAATGTGTGCCGGCTTCGATTGCACATACAAGGTTACTTGGCCCTCTTGTTGCGATGAACAACAATGGCATGCTGGTACCAAGCATCACAGAAGATTATGAAATACAGGAGTTGAGAAAGGCTACCGATATGAACGTTGAAAGGTTGCAATTGAAAATTACCGCTCTTGGAAACCTGATCGTTGCCAACGACAACGCTGGATTGGCATCACCAATAATACCACGCGAAGCACTGAAGCAGGCGCAGGATGTGCTAGGGGTCCCCATTGAGCATATGAGCATTGACAGCTATCATCAGGTAGGAGCGCTTATAGTGAGCACGAACCTTGGAGCCGCTGTACATCCTAAAACTAGTGAGCGTGAAATTGAACTCCTTAAAGAAAATTTGAAAGTTGATGTTGAAGCGGCTACTGTTAATGGTGGTGTGCCGTTCCTAACATCTGGCATAATTGCCAATTCAAAATCGGTCGTTGTTGGTACGCTAACAACTGGTCCCGAATTAATAATGCTGAGTAGGGTGTTCAAGGTCTAA
- a CDS encoding acetoin utilization protein AcuC, with the protein MCSIAVIYGDALAKYSFGGSHPWGSDRLYSFWSKFQNEGLDRSRNIVIAEPVMADEDTLLSFHSKAYIEFVKKASLLGEGFLDYGDTPAFKGVFEAASYVVGSTLRALDMIMKKNVDHAFNPIGGLHHARREFAGGFCVFNDIGVAITVARNKYNMKRIAYVDIDAHHGDGVFYEFNSDPDVFIVDVHEDGKYLYPGTGFEYETGEGDAKGTKLNLSVKPFANDNDFIDAFLRAEKFVDSAKPELIILQCGGDSIKGDPITHLNFSENAHKYATSVLHKLAHKHCDGRILALGGGGYNRNNIATAWTEVVKALHSTVAHI; encoded by the coding sequence ATGTGTTCAATAGCTGTTATCTATGGTGACGCCCTTGCCAAGTACAGCTTTGGTGGCTCACATCCTTGGGGATCCGACAGACTATACTCCTTTTGGTCAAAGTTTCAGAACGAGGGGTTAGACAGATCCAGAAATATTGTCATTGCAGAACCTGTCATGGCAGATGAAGATACCCTACTTTCCTTTCATTCTAAAGCATATATTGAATTTGTAAAAAAGGCCTCTTTGCTAGGAGAAGGATTTCTAGACTATGGCGATACACCTGCATTCAAGGGCGTTTTTGAAGCAGCCAGCTACGTCGTAGGCTCGACGTTGAGAGCACTTGACATGATAATGAAAAAGAATGTTGACCACGCATTCAATCCAATCGGTGGTTTGCACCATGCTAGAAGGGAATTTGCAGGCGGTTTCTGTGTTTTTAATGATATAGGAGTCGCAATTACTGTAGCACGGAACAAGTATAATATGAAGAGGATAGCGTATGTGGACATAGACGCGCACCATGGAGATGGCGTCTTTTATGAATTCAACAGCGATCCAGATGTATTCATAGTCGATGTGCATGAGGATGGCAAATATCTTTATCCCGGTACGGGTTTTGAGTATGAAACGGGGGAAGGAGATGCGAAGGGAACTAAACTAAATCTATCAGTGAAACCCTTTGCAAATGACAATGATTTCATAGATGCGTTCCTGCGTGCAGAGAAGTTTGTTGATAGCGCAAAGCCGGAGTTGATTATTCTGCAATGTGGGGGTGACAGTATCAAGGGTGACCCCATAACACATCTCAATTTTAGTGAAAATGCGCACAAGTATGCAACAAGCGTCCTGCATAAGTTAGCACATAAACACTGTGATGGTAGGATTCTGGCACTTGGCGGAGGAGGTTACAACAGAAACAATATAGCTACTGCATGGACTGAGGTCGTGAAGGCGTTGCATAGCACTGTGGCACACATCTAA
- a CDS encoding ferredoxin family protein, whose product MPIDPDFPRNHQVIGKVEHADGEHFHFMWGPGKVAEAAEDENVKAAYEARGETLEPLGVAGTMVAVDWDSCVADGACIEACPVQVFQWYRTERDIPAKDVPKYKWAGTGSSVKDERKDYTDKAQPVREHDCIWCMACVSVCPPQAIKVDQSNLEFHEKAAGTFSEALSKSAQPPPHGHH is encoded by the coding sequence TTGCCAATAGATCCAGACTTTCCTAGGAATCATCAAGTGATTGGAAAAGTTGAGCATGCTGACGGCGAACATTTCCACTTCATGTGGGGTCCGGGTAAGGTGGCAGAAGCAGCAGAGGACGAAAATGTAAAAGCTGCATATGAGGCTAGAGGTGAAACTCTAGAGCCTTTAGGTGTAGCCGGTACGATGGTTGCTGTGGATTGGGATTCATGTGTTGCAGACGGTGCATGTATAGAGGCATGTCCGGTTCAAGTATTTCAGTGGTACAGGACTGAGAGAGACATACCGGCAAAGGACGTACCCAAATACAAGTGGGCTGGTACTGGAAGCAGTGTAAAGGACGAGAGAAAGGATTACACAGACAAGGCACAGCCAGTCCGTGAGCATGACTGTATATGGTGTATGGCGTGTGTTTCAGTGTGTCCACCGCAGGCAATAAAGGTTGACCAGTCAAATTTGGAGTTTCACGAAAAGGCAGCAGGCACTTTCAGCGAGGCATTAAGCAAGAGTGCGCAACCGCCCCCACATGGTCATCATTAG
- a CDS encoding VOC family protein: MLRKVGAVILLVSDIDRSIDFYQNVLGLELKSRSKEWTEFIKNGTVLALHPTKFKDLRREGVLVGFKTSNLNDVYKKLKSKNVKFVKELTEEDFGKHMIITDPDGYMISIVEMKVGEKEELKQAPGYYGFAPV, from the coding sequence ATGCTTAGGAAAGTGGGAGCTGTGATACTTTTGGTATCGGATATTGATCGTTCTATAGATTTTTATCAGAACGTACTTGGACTGGAGCTGAAGAGCAGGTCTAAAGAATGGACTGAATTCATAAAGAATGGCACTGTTCTGGCCCTACATCCTACCAAGTTCAAGGATCTTAGAAGAGAGGGGGTTTTGGTAGGCTTTAAAACGAGTAACTTGAATGACGTGTATAAGAAATTAAAGAGCAAGAATGTGAAGTTTGTGAAGGAACTTACTGAAGAGGACTTTGGCAAACATATGATAATTACTGATCCTGATGGTTACATGATATCGATAGTTGAGATGAAAGTGGGTGAGAAGGAAGAACTAAAGCAGGCACCCGGCTATTACGGTTTTGCACCGGTTTGA